A portion of the Lolium rigidum isolate FL_2022 chromosome 1, APGP_CSIRO_Lrig_0.1, whole genome shotgun sequence genome contains these proteins:
- the LOC124683807 gene encoding cytochrome P450 84A1-like encodes MAVLAKIAMECVHDPLLWLFVASLVFVILQTRRLGRAPFPPGPKPLPIIGNMALVDQLTHRGLGALAKQYGGLLHLRFGWLHVFAVSTPEYAREVLHAQDGAFSNRPATMAVHYLTYGRSDMAFAHNGAYWRQMRKLCVTKMFSRRRRAETWLAVRDGYGALARAVGRRTGEAVNLGELIFNLTVSVIFRAAFSARDEEGLDEFVVILQEFSRLMGLFHVGDFFPWLSWVGRRGFDRRLRTARGALDRFVDKIVDEHMRRGKDSADPDADLVDGLLAFLADADPASGKNREGAIRFTRHNVKAMIMDMLFGGPETVGSTTEWAMAEMMHSPSELRRLQQELADVVGLDRTVDESDLIRLPFLKCVVKEALRMHPPIPVLLHEAAIDCIVGSYSVPRGSRVLVNAWAINRDCDAWKDADTFRPSRFMPGEGEAAGLDLKGGCYEFVPFGSGRRSCPAQGLGQHAVEFAVAQLAHGFNWELPDGMKPTELDMSDVFGLTTPRATRLYAVPTPRLTCPL; translated from the exons ATGGCGGTCTTGGCAAAGATCGCCATGGAGTGCGTGCATGATCCACTGTTGTGGCTGTTCGTCGCCTCGCTGGTTTTCGTCATCCTCCAAACACGACGGCTGGGCCGCGCGCCGTTTCCTCCAGGCCCGAAGCCGCTGCCGATCATCGGCAACATGGCGCTGGTGGACCAGCTGACCCACCGTGGCCTGGGGGCGTTGGCGAAGCAGTACGGCGGGCTGCTGCATCTTCGCTTCGGCTGGCTCCACGTCTTCGCTGTGTCGACGCCGGAGTACGCGCGGGAGGTGCTGCACGCACAGGACGGTGCCTTCTCGAACCGTCCGGCCACCATGGCTGTTCACTACCTCACCTACGGCCGCTCGGACATGGCGTTCGCGCACAACGGGGCCTACTGGCGGCAGATGCGCAAGCTCTGCGTCACGAAGAtgttcagccgccgccgccgcgccgagaCGTGGCTGGCCGTGCGCGACGGGTACGGCGCGCTGGCACGCGCCGTGGGCAGGCGCACCGGCGAGGCCGTCAACCTCGGCGAGCTCATCTTCAACCTCACCGTCAGCGTCATCTTCCGCGCCGCCTTCAGCGCGCGCGACGAAGAAGGGCTGGACGAGTTCGTCGTAATCCTCCAGGAGTTCTCGAGGCTCATGGGGCTGTTCCACGTCGGCGACTTCTTCCCGTGGCTCAGCTGGGTGGGCCGGCGGGGCTTCGACCGCCGCCTCCGCACGGCGCGCGGCGCTCTCGACAGGTTCGTCGACAAGATTGTCGACGAGCACATGAGGAGGGGTAAGGACTCCGCCGATCCCGACGCCGACTTGGTAGACGGATTGCTCGCGTTCCTCGCCGATGCGGACCCGGCCAGCGGGAAGAACAGAGAGGGCGCCATCCGGTTCACCCGCCATAACGTGAAGGCCATGATCATG GACATGTTATTTGGCGGGCCGGAGACAGTGGGGTCCACAACTGAGTGGGCAATGGCGGAGATGATGCATAGTCCATCCGAGCTTCGGCGGCTGCAGCAGGAGCTCGCCGACGTGGTGGGGCTCGATCGGACGGTGGACGAATCAGACCTCATCAGGCTCCCCTTCCTAAAGTGCGTCGTCAAGGAGGCGCTCCGCATGCACCCACCCATCCCAGTGCTCCTCCACGAGGCCGCCATAGACTGCATCGTCGGCAGCTACTCGGTGCCCAGAGGCTCCCGTGTCTTGGTCAATGCATGGGCGATCAACCGCGACTGCGACGCCTGGAAGGACGCTGATACCTTCCGTCCGTCGCGGTTCATGCCCGGCGAGGGGGAGGCCGCAGGGCTGGACCTGAAGGGAGGCTGCTACGAGTTTGTGCCGTTCGGGTCCGGCCGGCGATCGTGCCCGGCACAGGGGCTCGGCCAGCACGCGGTGGAGTTCGCCGTTGCGCAGCTCGCGCACGGGTTCAACTGGGAGCTTCCCGACGGCATGAAGCCGACGGAGCTCGACATGAGCGACGTCTTCGGCCTCACCACGCCGCGCGCCACTCGGCTCTACGCTGTGCCCACGCCCCGTCTTACCTGTCCCTTGTGA
- the LOC124683804 gene encoding cytochrome P450 84A1-like, protein MAAFAKLAMECLQDPLIWLFLGWMAFLLLQRRSHGDPPLPPGPKPLPIIGNMLMGDQFTHRGLATLAKHYGGLLHLRVGSLRIFVVSTPELARQVLHTQDADFAHRPATAAVRYLTYGRSDLAFAHSGSAYWRQMRKLCATKLFSRRRPETWLAVRDGYGALARAVGESSGQAVNLGELIFSHTVRVIFRAAFSTVYDDERLEEFISMFPEFSKLLEAFHIGDFFPWLSWMGRRGFQRRLGAARDALGEFLDKIIDDHVRRGKNPEDADADMVDGLLGFIAQANQAGGGKDGDGGPRFTCDNVKAVMTDMLFGGPDTIGATIEWAMAEMIRSPEILLRLQQELTNVVGLGRAVDESDLDKLPFLKCVVKETFRTHPPIPMHLHGTTKDCILGGYSVPSGSRVLINAWAIGRDGEAWKDADKFRPSRFMSGEGEAARLDLKGGCYEFLPFGAGRRSCPAQGLGPYAVEFAVATLAHGFEWELPDGMNPAELDMGDLFGVTVSRAKRLYAVPKPRLTCSL, encoded by the exons ATGGCGGCATTTGCAAAGCTCGCCATGGAGTGCCTCCAGGACCCACTCATCTGGCTCTTCCTTGGCTGGAtggccttcctcctcctccaaagGCGGAGTCACGGTgacccgccgctgccgccgggccCGAAGCCGCTGCCGATCATTGGCAACATGCTGATGGGGGACCAGTTCACCCATCGCGGCCTGGCCACGCTCGCCAAGCATTACGGCGGGCTGCTGCACCTGCGCGTCGGCTCCCTCCGCATCTTCGTGGTATCGACGCCAGAGCTCGCGCGCCAGGTGCTCCACACGCAGGACGCCGACTTCGcgcaccgtccggccaccgccgccgtccgctACCTCACCTATGGCCGCTCCGACCTGGCCTTCGCGCACAGCGGCAGCGCATACTGGCGCCAGATGCGCAAGCTCTGTGCCACCAAGCtcttcagccgccgccgccccgagaCGTGGCTCGCCGTGCGCGACGGGTACGGCGCGCTGGCCCGCGCCGTCGGAGAGTCCAGCGGCCAGGCCGTCAACCTCGGCGAGCTCATCTTCAGCCACACCGTGCGTGTCATCTTCCGCGCCGCCTTCAGTACCGTCTACGACGACGAAAGACTGGAGGAGTTTATCTCCATGTTCCCGGAGTTCTCCAAGCTCTTGGAAGCATTCCACATCGGTGACTTCTTCCCGTGGCTCAGCTGGATGGGCCGGCGGGGCTTCCAACGGCGCCTTGGCGCGGCGCGGGATGCTCTTGGTGAGTTTTTGGACAAGATCATTGATGACCACGTGAGGAGGGGCAAAAACCCCGAGGATGCCGATGCTGACATGGTGGATGGCCTATTGGGGTTTATCGCCCAAGCAAACCAAGCAGGAGGCGGGAAGGACGGCGACGGTGGGCCCCGCTTCACATGCGACAACGTCAAGGCCGTCATGACG GACATGTTGTTTGGAGGGCCGGACACAATAGGGGCTACAATCGAGTGGGCGATGGCAGAGATGATTCGGAGCCCTGAAATCCTTCTACGGTTGCAGCAGGAGCTCACCAATGTCGTGGGGCTCGGCCGGGCCGTGGATGAGTCGGACCTTGACAAGCTCCCATTCCTCAAATGCGTCGTCAAGGAGACGTTCCGCACGCACCCGCCCATCCCGATGCACCTCCACGGGACAACCAAAGACTGCATCCTCGGCGGCTACTCGGTACCCAGCGGCTCCCGTGTCTTGATCAACGCCTGGGCCATCGGCCGTGATGGCGAGGCGTGGAAGGACGCTGACAAATTCCGGCCATCGAGGTTCATGTCTGGAGAGGGAGAGGCCGCCCGGCTAGACCTTAAGGGCGGCTGCTACGAGTTCCTGCCGTTCGGTGCCGGGCGACGTTCGTGCCCGGCGCAGGGCCTCGGCCCGTACGCGGTGGAGTTTGCCGTCGCGACACTCGCGCATGGGTTCGAATGGGAGCtaccggatggcatgaatcctgcaGAGCTTGACATGGGCGACCTGTTCGGCGTCACCGTGTCACGTGCAAAACGTCTCTATGCCGTACCCAAGCCACGTCTCACCTGCTCCTTGTAG